Sequence from the Nitrospirota bacterium genome:
ATCCGGCCAATGTTTACGCCAGAATTTCGGTGACAACGCCGGAGCCCACGGTCTTGCCGCCCTCGCGCACCGCGAACCGCAACCCTTGATCCATCGCGATCGGGCTGATCAGCTCACCCGTCACACTCACATTATCGCCCGGCATGACCA
This genomic interval carries:
- the tuf gene encoding elongation factor Tu (EF-Tu; promotes GTP-dependent binding of aminoacyl-tRNA to the A-site of ribosomes during protein biosynthesis; when the tRNA anticodon matches the mRNA codon, GTP hydrolysis results; the inactive EF-Tu-GDP leaves the ribosome and release of GDP is promoted by elongation factor Ts; many prokaryotes have two copies of the gene encoding EF-Tu), which produces VMPGDNVSVTGELISPIAMDQGLRFAVREGGKTVGSGVVTEILA